The DNA segment CGGAGAAGGCGAAGGAGCGAGCCGAAGTGAAACAGGTCACGTGACCCGTTACTGCTTGCGCGGGTGCCGGGCAGGTGGTTTATCGTTCACCCATAAGTGGTGGCGGAGTGAACCGGTTCCGTCCGCGCGTCCTTCGCCCATCACCGCATACGGCCCTGGCTGGTTTCCCCCGTCCAGCCAGGGCTTTTTCATGCCTCCGGCACAGACGGCCACCCGGAACCCGGACCTTCGAGGTGCCCGGTCCGGCGGCAGCGGCTGAAATGGGCTTAGGGAAAGCACCCGAACCGCTGCCGGCGAGGAGCCCCGCGCCATGACCAAAGCGATAAAACTGCTGACCGCCCTGCCGCAGGCCCAGCGTGAGCGCCTGATGGAGCTGGCCAAGGAGGTCTCCTTCCCCGAGGACGCCCGCATCTTCCAGGCGGGCGGCACCGCCGACCGCTTCTGGGTCATCCGCTCGGGCGCGGTCTCCCTGGACCAGCAGGTCACCTCCCGGCAGTGGGTCACCGTGGCCACGCTCGGTGCCGGCGACATGCTCGGCTGGTCCTGGCTCTTCCCGCCGTACGAGTGGGACTTCGGGGCCGTGGCCTTCAGCAACGTACGGGCCTACGAGTTCGACGGACCCTCGGTGCTCGGGCTGTGCGTGGAGGACCCGCTGCTCGGCCTCTCACTGGTGCGCACGGTCGCCGAGATCCTCGCCCACCGCCTGGAGACGACCCGCGGCAAGCTCATGGACCAGTACGCGGTCCGCCGGCAGCGCCCGCTGTAGGCCGCCGGACCGACAGACGAAGGACCGACGCACCGAAGAGGTGAGCCGGCGGACCGGCGCGCGGGGTGCGCCGGCCGTCAGATCCGGTAGCGGCGCAGTGCCGGAACCGCGGCGGCCAGCGCCAGGATCACCACGACGACGAGCACGCCGCCGCCCGCCACGGCGGCCTGGGCGCCGAACACCGAGCCGGCGGTGCCGTGGAGCACGTCGGCGAGGCGGGGCCCGCCCACCACGACCACGGTGAACACGCCCTGCATCCGGCCGCGCATCTCGTCGGTCGCGGCCGACAGCAGGATCGCCTGGCGGAAGACCATGGAGACCATGTCCCCCACGCCCGCGCCGACGAGGAAGGCCAGGGCCACCCAGAGGTTGTCGCTCAGTCCGAACCCGGTGATGGCCAGGCCCCAGCCGGCCACCGAGCCGATGACCATCCAGCCGTGCCGCCGGGCCCGGGAGAAGACCCCGGAGAACAGGCCGCCGAGCACCGCGCCCACCGCGATGCCGGCGAACAGCACGCCGAGCGCGAGCCCTTCGCCGTAGGAGGCATACGTCTGCGCGGCCAGCTGCGGGTACAGGGCGCGGGGCATGCCGAAGACCATGGCGATGATGTCGGCGAGGAAGGACAGCAGCAGCACCTTGTGCCCGGCGATGTAGCGGAACCCGGCCGCGATCTCGCGCAGCCCGGCCCGCCGCGTCCGCGCGTCGCCCAGCGGTGCCAGCGCGGGGAGGCGGAAGACCGCCCAGACGGTCACACACAGCGCGAGCGTGTCGATCAGGTACAGCACCGGCAGCCCGATCACCGGGATCAGCGCACCCGCCAGCAGCGGGCCCACCACCAGGCCCGTCTGCATCACCGTCGCGCCGAGCGCGTTGGCCGCGGGCAGTTCCTCGGCCGGGACCAGACGGGCGATCGAGGCGCTGCGGGTCGGGGAGTTGAGC comes from the Streptomyces sp. NBC_00820 genome and includes:
- a CDS encoding cyclic nucleotide-binding domain-containing protein yields the protein MTKAIKLLTALPQAQRERLMELAKEVSFPEDARIFQAGGTADRFWVIRSGAVSLDQQVTSRQWVTVATLGAGDMLGWSWLFPPYEWDFGAVAFSNVRAYEFDGPSVLGLCVEDPLLGLSLVRTVAEILAHRLETTRGKLMDQYAVRRQRPL
- a CDS encoding MFS transporter, whose translation is MDTSESSSTEPAPVAEAAPGAPQHGWRRWAMDTRPLRIPAFRRLWSSTIVTAVGSQLTAVAVPKQIYDITHSSAWVGYASLVGLVPMVVFALWGGAVADMVDRRKLLLITNGGIAVTSLLFWAQAAVGLDSVVVLMVLLGAQQAFFGLNSPTRSASIARLVPAEELPAANALGATVMQTGLVVGPLLAGALIPVIGLPVLYLIDTLALCVTVWAVFRLPALAPLGDARTRRAGLREIAAGFRYIAGHKVLLLSFLADIIAMVFGMPRALYPQLAAQTYASYGEGLALGVLFAGIAVGAVLGGLFSGVFSRARRHGWMVIGSVAGWGLAITGFGLSDNLWVALAFLVGAGVGDMVSMVFRQAILLSAATDEMRGRMQGVFTVVVVGGPRLADVLHGTAGSVFGAQAAVAGGGVLVVVVILALAAAVPALRRYRI